GTAACGGCGACGGCATATTGCAGCTGAACGAGTTCTTCATGCGGCCCGACATCGTCGTGCTGGCAACGCCGGAAATTGCCGGCCTGCCCTACGTCGTCTCCGGCCTGGTCGCCGCCGGCGGTCTGGCGGCAGCCATGTCGACGGCCGACGGCCTGCTGCTGGCCATCGCCAACGCGCTCAGCCATGATCTTTACTACAAGATCATCGATCCGAAGGCCGACACGCGTCACCGCCTCATCGTGGCGCGCGTTCTGCTGATCGTCATCGGGGCCTTGGCGGCGATCATCGCCAGCCTGCAGCTCACCGGTATCCTGGGCGCGGTGGCCTGGGCCTTCTGCTTCGCGGCATCGGGCCTGTTCTTCCCGCTGGTGCTGGGCGTCTGGTGGAAGCGGGCCAACACACAAGGAGCGATCGCCGGCATGGTCTTCGGCTTCGTCGCCGGTTCGGCCTATCTGTACTATGTCTTCCCTGGAGGCATGGGCGGAACGCCGTGGTTCGGCATCGACCACCTGCGCTTCGCGATCATCGGCATGCCGGTGAGCCTCGTGGCCATGGTGGTCGTCAGTCTGATGACCCCCGCGCCCGATGCGGAAACCCAGGCCATGGTGGACGAGGTTCGCGTGCCTTCCGGCAAGACGATCCTCGGCGCCGCCCACTGACCTGAACACGGCGGAAAGAAGACCTTGGGTGGCGGAGCCTCTCCGCCACCCTTTTTCTTTCGGTCCAAATTACCCGAAGCGCTAGACTGCCAAGATGACCGATCCGCTCTCCGTCTTTCCGATCTGGGTCGTGGCGATCGACTACGCCCTCGGCGTGGTCATGTGGACCCTGATCGGCCGGGTCGCCATGAACCTCTTCCTGCCGATCGATTCCGACTGGTTCTTCATGAAGGCCTTCGTGAAGACCACCGACCCGGTCCTCAGAGTCTTCAAGCCGGTGACGCCGGGCTTCCTGATCGAGCCACTGGTGCCGCTCTTCGTCGCCTGGTTCTTCTTCATGGTCCGCTTCTACCTGATGCCTTGGCTGCTGGGCTATTCGGTCATGGGGATGCTGTCCTTCCCCCTGGAAGGCGATATCGCCCAGGCCTTCTATGACACCATCTACGTGAAGATCTTCGGCAAGTAGATCCTGTCGCGCTTACAGCGCCGCCAACACCGCCTTGGTGACGTCGGCGCTGCCGGCCTGGCCGCCCATGTCCGGGGTCCGGGGGCCGTTCTCCGTCACCCTCTCCACCGCTTTCATCAGGCGCTCGGCCGCCGCGTCCTCGCCCAGGTGCTCCAGCATCATGGCGCCGGTCCAGAAAGCGCCGACCGGGTTGGCGATCCCCTTGCCGGTGATGTCGAAGGCCGAGCCGTGGATCGGCTCGAACATCGAAGGCACGCCGGCATTGGGATTGATGTTGGCGGTGGCGCCGTTGCCGAGGCTGCCGGTCAGCGCGGAGGCCAGGTCGGAGAGCACGTCGGCGTGCAGGTTGGTGGCCACCACCGTGTCGATGTCGCCCGGATGCGTCACCATGCGCGCGGCCATGGCGTCGACCAGCTTGAAGTCGACGTCCAGGTCCGGGAAGTCCGCCAGCACCTCGCGGCAGACCGCGTCCCAGAACACCATGCCGTGGCGCTGGGCGTTGGATTTGGTGACCACCGTCAGGCGCTTGCGCGGGCGGCTCCTTGCCAGCTCGCAGGCGAAACGGCAGATGCGCGCGACGCCCTCGCGCGTGAAGACGGCGACGTCGATGCCGGTTTCCAGGGGAAGCCCCGCATGGACGCGCCCGCCGACGCCGGCGTACTCGCCTTCGGAGTTCTCGCGCACGATGACCCAGTCGATCTGCTCGCCCAGTTCGGGGCGCAGCGGCCCCTGCATGCCGGGCAGCAGGCGCGTCGGACGCACGTTGGCGTACTGGTCCAGGCCCTGACAGATGGCCAGGCGCAATTCCCAGAGGGTGATGTGGTCCGGAATTTCCGGATCGCCAACGGCGCCGAAGTAGATCGCGTCGAAGCCGCGCAGGGTCTCGACGCCGTCCTCCGGCATCATGCGGCCGAGACGGCGGTAACGGTCGGAACCCCAGTCGAAGCTCTCGGACTCGACAGCAAAGCCGCCGTCGGCCGCGGCCACGGCTTGCAGCACCTCCAGGCCGGCAGCGATAACCTCGGGGCCGACGCCGTCACCCGGCACCACGGCGATCTTGTGCTTTCTCATGGTTCGTCTTTCCGCTGTCCTCGCCCGCGCCGCGGAACCGGCCGGGTCATTTCCTCAAGACCGGAAATACACCATGACGGCGTCCAAGCCAAACGGCGGCCAGCGGCAGGCCGGAGACTCTACGCCAGCGGCTCAGGCAGCAGACCAGTCGTGCTCCACGGCCTCCGCGCCGGGCCTGCCGGAGAGAAAGCCGTTGGCGAAGGCAGCCGCCGGCAACTGCGCGGCCAGGACCTCTTGCGCCGCACCCGGAGAAAGGTGGCCGTCGATCGCGTCCCGGAAGAGCCGGGCGACCTGCACCATGTCGCAGTCCTGGGGCGACAGCCGCAGCGACGCCACCCCGGCGCCCTTCAGGGCTTCCAGGTCGCCGAGCAGGCTGGCATGGGCGAAGGAAAGCGTCTGCACCCCGTTGATGACAAGGAAGTCCTCGCCGTCCAGGGTTTCCACCGGCAGGCCGTCGAGATCCTCGCCGCAGACGAACTGGCAGGAGTCCTTGGCCAGGCCGTGCACCCGGGCATGATAGCAGCGCCCGGAAATCGCCAGCGGCAAGCGCCCGAAGGCCCAGACCTCCGTCGTGATGTCCAGGGCCCCGCCGGCGGCCGCGAGGGTCGCGACGGAGGCCAGCGGCAATTCCGGCGGCAGGCAGACATGGCGCGCGCCACGGCCGGCGAGAAAGCCCAACGTGCCCTCGTTGTAGATGTTCACCAAGGGGCCCACCGCGAAGGCGCGCCCCGGCGCGAGATGGGCGAGCATGGTCAGGTCGTTGACTTCGACCTCCATCCCGTCGCTGGCGGCCAGGTCGGCGCAAAGCTGCTGTTCGCGCGCCAGGGTGACCAGCGCCAGGGACGACAGCACGACGGTCTTGCCGGCGCGCTGCAAGCGTTCGATGGCATCCGGAATACGCTGCGCGTAGAACGGCAGGCGTTTGGAACAGACCACCTCGCCCAGGCAGACACGATCGACCGGCGCCTCGTCGGCAATGCGGGCGTAGAAGTCGCTCCAGCGCTCCGCCGGCCAGTTGAACAGCAGCGGGCCGAGGGTCAGTTGGGTCATGCTCTTCCTTTCCTTCCCGGCGGCAGCAGCTAGCGCCAGGTCTTGCGGTAGGCGCCGGCGGTGGTCGTCTGCCCCTCGCTCAGGCGCCGCAGTTCGCCGGCGGGGATAGCGCGGCCCTCGGCCTGGGCGTCGACGGCGCGGCGGAAGCTCGTCACCACCGCCTTGGTGTAGGAGCGGCTGCGTTGGCGTCCTTCGATCTTCAGCGCCGTGACTCCGGCCTCCGCGAGCTGGCCGATCAGCGTGGCCGCATCCAGGCTGACGGGATCCTCGAAGACGTGGCCGCGCCGGCCGCCGGCGGAAAAGCAGCCCTTGCACAGGGTCGGATAGGGCGCGGGCTCCCCCGCTGGCACCCTGTCGATGGTGAAATCCCCCAGGCGCGAGACCAGTTCGCCGTCTTCTTCCTGATAGCGCACGTGGCTGGCCGGCGAGCAGACGCCGTGCATGTTCGGCGACTTCCCGGTGGCATAGGACGACAGCGCGCAACGCCCCTCGGCCATGACGCAGAGGCCGCCGAAGACGAAGACCTCGGTCTCGCAAGATACGGCGGCGTTGATGGCGGCGATCTCCTGCACGGTGAGAACGCGGGGCAGCACCACGCGGCGCACGCCGAAGGCCTGGGCGTAGAACTCGATGGCCCGGGCGTTGGCCGCCGCAGCCTGGACCGAAAGATGGCGCCGCAGGCCGGGCTGCCGCTCGGCGGCGTAGGCAAGCAGCCCCAGGTCGGCCAGGATCACGGCATCGGCGCGGAGCTGCGCGGCGGTGTCCACGGCACGGTGCCACAGCGCCTCGGCGCCGGCGCGCGGAAAGGTGTTGATGGCGATCAGGACGCGCGCGCCGCGCTCATGAGCGTAGTCGATCGACTCCGCCATCTCCTCCGGAGAGAAGTTGAGGCCGGGGAAGTTCCGCGCGTTGGTCTCGTCCCTGAAGCCGCAGTAGACGGAATGGGCGCCAGCCTCCACCGCGGCGCGCAGGGCCGCGGGCGTACCGGCCGGGCAGACGAGTTCGAGCCCGCTTCCCTGCCCCATGCTAGGGTTCCCCCCGCACCAGGCTGACTCCCGTCAGGCGGCTGGCCTCGGACAGCACGCCGCGGCCGGCCCGTTCGAAGACTCCGCCCGGCCGGCCGAGCAGCCCGGCCGCTTCCGACAGCAGATCGATTTCCGCATCGTCGAGGGCGTTGCGCAGGGCGAGAACGGCCTCGGTATCCCCTTCCACGACGATGTCGCGGGAAAAGAACAGGGCATCGCCGTCGAAACTGCCGTGGATCATGCCCAACAGGGCCGCCAGGGGGCCGGCGATGCGGGCGTCCCAGGGCTCCGCAGCGCTGCGGCGGCAGAGGTCGATGGAGGGCCGCGCCGCAACCGGACGCAGGCGGAACACGAAGGGAAGATCGACCGCGTCGATGAGGTAGACCTTGTCGGCGTGGCTCCCGAGGCGGCGGAAGATCGCCGGGCGCTCCACCGCCATACGGGCCACCACGCGGCTCAAGGCGAACCGCAGGGGAAACAGCGGCAGGGGCTGGAGAAAAATGCGCAGCGGCTGCGGAAGAAGGGGAATGCTATCGGCCTGAGACATGGCCGCATCCTAATCCGCATTCGCCCCCCGCGGCCTTGCGCTAGCGCAATGACAGGCCGCCCCCGATGCTTCAGCCGGGCGGCGTCTGCGCCAAGGCGAAGGCCGCCCGCTCGTCGGCATCGAGCTGCGCGATGAGGCCCTGCTCCCAGGCCAGATAGGCCCGCGAAGCCTCCAGATTGCCGTCGTGGCGGTCGTGCACGAACCAGAGAAAGTCGATGGCCGCCGCGGGATCCGGGGTCTCCGGACTCGCCGCCGCCTCGGCCCCGGCCGCGCTCAAGGCGCCCTGGCCGCCGCGCACGGCAGACACCTCTGCGTGCCCCAGCCGGCGCAGCTCCGCCGCCGCCAGGGCCGTCACCGCCGCATCCTCGCCGACGAGATGGACCGCCAGAGCGCGGTCCAGCGCAAGCTGCGCCAGGCGGGGGCGGATTCCCCAGAGCGCCCCGGCGGTACGACCCGCCCGATAGGCGGCCGAGGAGCGCACGTCGACGAGCCGGGCCCGGCCCGCCCGGACCGCCGTCCAGGCGTCGGTGGCCTCGACCTCCTCCACCTGCGGCAAAGGCGGCGCGCCTTCCGCCGGCGGCAAGGCCGCAAACTCGGGAGTGTAAGTCGCCACCGCCACGTCATAGCCCAACTGGCGCAGCCAGAAGGCGGCGATGGCGCCGCGCAGGCCCAGGTCGTCCAGCAGCACCAGTCTCGCGTGGCGCACGCCGACCCATTGGTCTGTGGCCTGCACCAATTGCCCGGAGAGCGCCGGCGTGAAGGCCGGTGCCGGAGCCGCGGCGGCTTCCTCCGCCGTGCGCAGA
The sequence above is drawn from the Pelagibius sp. CAU 1746 genome and encodes:
- a CDS encoding U32 family peptidase, producing MTQLTLGPLLFNWPAERWSDFYARIADEAPVDRVCLGEVVCSKRLPFYAQRIPDAIERLQRAGKTVVLSSLALVTLAREQQLCADLAASDGMEVEVNDLTMLAHLAPGRAFAVGPLVNIYNEGTLGFLAGRGARHVCLPPELPLASVATLAAAGGALDITTEVWAFGRLPLAISGRCYHARVHGLAKDSCQFVCGEDLDGLPVETLDGEDFLVINGVQTLSFAHASLLGDLEALKGAGVASLRLSPQDCDMVQVARLFRDAIDGHLSPGAAQEVLAAQLPAAAFANGFLSGRPGAEAVEHDWSAA
- a CDS encoding tartrate dehydrogenase, with translation MRKHKIAVVPGDGVGPEVIAAGLEVLQAVAAADGGFAVESESFDWGSDRYRRLGRMMPEDGVETLRGFDAIYFGAVGDPEIPDHITLWELRLAICQGLDQYANVRPTRLLPGMQGPLRPELGEQIDWVIVRENSEGEYAGVGGRVHAGLPLETGIDVAVFTREGVARICRFACELARSRPRKRLTVVTKSNAQRHGMVFWDAVCREVLADFPDLDVDFKLVDAMAARMVTHPGDIDTVVATNLHADVLSDLASALTGSLGNGATANINPNAGVPSMFEPIHGSAFDITGKGIANPVGAFWTGAMMLEHLGEDAAAERLMKAVERVTENGPRTPDMGGQAGSADVTKAVLAAL
- a CDS encoding SCP2 sterol-binding domain-containing protein; this translates as MSQADSIPLLPQPLRIFLQPLPLFPLRFALSRVVARMAVERPAIFRRLGSHADKVYLIDAVDLPFVFRLRPVAARPSIDLCRRSAAEPWDARIAGPLAALLGMIHGSFDGDALFFSRDIVVEGDTEAVLALRNALDDAEIDLLSEAAGLLGRPGGVFERAGRGVLSEASRLTGVSLVRGEP
- a CDS encoding peptidase U32 family protein, translating into MGQGSGLELVCPAGTPAALRAAVEAGAHSVYCGFRDETNARNFPGLNFSPEEMAESIDYAHERGARVLIAINTFPRAGAEALWHRAVDTAAQLRADAVILADLGLLAYAAERQPGLRRHLSVQAAAANARAIEFYAQAFGVRRVVLPRVLTVQEIAAINAAVSCETEVFVFGGLCVMAEGRCALSSYATGKSPNMHGVCSPASHVRYQEEDGELVSRLGDFTIDRVPAGEPAPYPTLCKGCFSAGGRRGHVFEDPVSLDAATLIGQLAEAGVTALKIEGRQRSRSYTKAVVTSFRRAVDAQAEGRAIPAGELRRLSEGQTTTAGAYRKTWR